The DNA sequence ACTTTTCCATTACAAAAATATTTTGTACTCATACCATTTAATAAATTATTTTTATAATAAAATTCAGCTTCCACTTCTCCAACACCAAAATAAATTAATTGTTTACCTTCTAATTTCCCTCGTACATAATTTAATTTAAATTCAACGCTTCCATTTTTATAATAAAATATTGATTCGCCGTTTAATTCATCTTGATAATAATTTAGTTTCGATTTTAAAATTCCCAAACTATCATATTCATATGTGATACCATCTTTTAGTCCATACGAATAAGTAATTTCTTTATTAATAATTCCGCTATCGTAAAAGTAATTACAAACTGAATCAAGTTTTTCATCATTATAATTTAGGACAGCTTTAATTAATCCGCCGGGATAATAATATTTATTTATTCCGCTGATTTTTCCTTCTTTAAAATTAAGCTCGGATTTTATTGTTCCATCACCATAATAATCTGTAAAATTTTCTTCCACTTTTTCAAAATTGCCAACAATATCATATCGAACTCTTTTAACTATTTGCCCGTTATTATATGTATCAATTACTTTAATAGATTTATCCGGGTGATAAAAATATGATGTTCCATCAAGTTCACCGTTTTTATAATTTGCTTCAAGAGCAACACCGTTATAATTATTATAAACTTTACTAATTCCTTCAAGTTTTCCATTTACATAATTTCGTTCAACTTCAAGTTTCCCATTTTCAAAAAACAATTTTGAAATACCGTTTAACTTGCCGTTTTCATATTGCCAAATTCCTTGAATTGCACCGCTTTTATAAAATGTTTTTGTAAATCCTTGCTGAATGTCATTTTCATAATGCGGGATTGACCAAATCTCACCGGACTCATAATACCAAGTTGCATCGCCTTCGAGTTTTCCATTTACGTAATTCCAAATCATACTTAAAGTGCCGTCTAAAAAATACCAATTGGAAATTCCTTCTTCTTTACCATTAATAAATTTCCACTCTTTCCAAAGAATTCCGTTATCATAAAATTCTTTATAAGTTCCATGCTTTTGTCCATTAACATATTCGCCTTCAGTTTCAAGTTTCCCATTTGAAAAAAAAGTTTTTTTTATTTCCACTTGTTGCGCAGTAGAAATTGAAACAATTATTAAATATAAAATTGGAATGATTTTTTTTAGCATAAATTATTTTCGAAGATTAACATTTAGAATATCAAACTTATTTTGAATCATTTTACTTTTAAGATAAACTTTGAAGTTTTTCGTGAATAAATTTTTCATTTTTAACGCCAACATAAAAACCTTCAATAGTTTTTGTTCCTAAAAATAAAAGTGAAGGCGTGCCCATTATACCAAATGCTTTTGCAGTTTGTAAGTCTTTGCTTACATCGATAGAAAATATTGAGTTAAAATCACTTTTTAGTTTTTCAACAATAGGAGTTTGCGTTTTGCAATTGTGGCAAGTCGGTGAATGAAAATATAATACACTTTTTTTATTTTTAATTTTATCTGTAATTTCAAAATTAATATTTTCGTAAGGAATTTGATTTCCAACTGTTCTCTTAGATTTTATGTAAAAGAATAATTGTAAAAAAATTATAATCACTATAAATATTAATGCCGCTGTAAATAATAAATCCACAAAAATCCCTTTCTATGCTTATAAATAAATACTAATTTTGAATTGAAATATAACTAATATTTTTTTTGATAAATAGAGATTTAGGATTGCAAAATGTTTAGCACTGAATATAAAATTATGTTCTCTGATACTGATCCAGGCGGAATAGTATTTTTTGCAAACTTTTTTAAAATTGCACATTTTGCTTATGAACAATTTTTTACAAGTTTTAATCTTAAACGAAATTATTTTCTGGATGACGAATTTGTAGTTCCTATTGTAAATTCAAATGCGGATTTTAAATCTCCCGTAAAATTTGGGGATGTAATTATTTGCGGAGTTTACGTTGAAAAAGTTGGAACAACTTCATTTACTTTAAAATATGATATGCTTGTAAATAATAAAATTGTTGCTGAAGTTAAAACAAATCATGTGTTTGTTAAAAAAAGTAATTTTGTTAAAACAGAATTACCAAATGATTTAAAACAAATTCTTAAAGAAAATGTAATTTAAGATATTTTTGCTAAATCACTTTTTTTAATTTTTCCCAAATCTGTTTTTGGAAATTTTTTTACAAATAATATTTCTTTTGGAAGTTTAAACGAAGCGATATTTTCTCTTAAATATTGAGTTATTTCATTTTTTATTTTTATTGATTTTTTAGCTTCAATAATTATGAAATAAGATTCTCCCCAATTTTCATCGGCAATTTTTATTGTTTCAAATTCATATTTAAATTTTTCTAAAAGTAAATTTCTAATTTCATTTAATGAAATATTTTCTCCGCCGGAAATTACAATATCATCTTTTCTTCCAAAAATTTGGAGATTTCCATTTTCATCAATTTTCCCTAAATCGTTTGTGAAGAATTTTCCATTTTTTAAATTATTAATCTTTTCATTCTTATAGTAAGATGAAGCAATAGAATCCGAAATAATTACAATTTCACCAACTTTTCCAACTTTTATTTTCCTTCCATTTTTATCAATAATTTTTAATTCAACTTTTTGAAAAGTCATTCCAGCGGAAATTCCATTTACTTTTAAATTTTTAAAATCAGCAAAAGTTACCATTGATGAAGTTTCAGTGGAACCGTAAACTGTACAAATTGGAAAATTATTTTTTATTGAATCAGAAATTAATTTTTGCGTTGATGGACCTCCGCCAATAAATGCAATTCTAATACTTTCTAATTTTCGCTTTTGATTTTCTAAAATTCGTTTAAGCATTGTTGGAACTAATGAAATTAAAGTCGGTTTGTAATTTTTAATAGAGTTTAACAAATAATTTTCTTTTAGTGATTTTGGAATTGCCAAAATTGAGCCGGATAAAATTGCGCGTGTAAAAATTGAAAATCCGCCGATGTGAAAAAAAGGAAGGGAAGCAAGCCAAATATCATTTGGAAAATGTTTAATAAATTTATCGGCAGAAGTAAAACTTGAAAATAAATTTTTAAATGTGAGTTGAACCAATTTCGGATTTCCGGTTGAACCGGATGAGTAAATCATTACAGCAATTTTATTTTCATCAAATTTAGAAAAAGTATGAAATTCATTTTTTGATTTTAATTTCTTTAAGTCAAAATTTATTTTTAACCTTTCTGTATTTTCTAATGAGTTATATTTTTTTTCAATATTTATTAGAAAATCTGAATCTGAATGTTTCAATAAATTTATTATTTCATTTTCTTTAAGTCTATTATTTATCAAAACTGGAATTGCCCCGATAAACCAAAGCGCATTTATGGTAATAATAAATTCAAAATTATTTTCAGAAATTAGTGAAACGTGATTCCCCTTTTTAATTCCTTTCTCAACAAAATATTGTGAAGTCATTTTTGATAAATCAAAAACTTGAGAAAAAGTAAATTCATTGGAGTTATTTTTAATAAAAATTTTCTGAGGATTTTTTTTAAACTGTTGAACTAACCAAAAATTATTTTGTGATTTTATTTTCATGAATTTAAAATTTTTTACAAAGTGAAAAGTAACAAAATCAGATGAATTACTTTTAAAGTTAAATGCGAAAATAATTTATAAAAGTATTCCAATTGCGAAAAGAAATCCGTAAAATGCAGAAAGTTTTGCAGTTAACTCAAGAGTTTTATTAAGCTCTTTTCCGGTGTAAGAAAAAATCATTCTAATTAATTTTATTGATAATGGTAAAGTTAGTAATGGAAGAAAAACAAATAATCTTTGATTGTAAGTGAAATACACAACAAACAAAATTAAGTAAGATAAAATCATGAAAACCAAATACTGGTATTGAGTAAAACGTCTTCCCATTTTTACTGCAAGTGTGTTTTTCCCGACTTCTTTATCTTCATCAATATCTCTATAATTATTTACAACAAGAATATTTGTAATTAAAGCTCCAACCGGAATTGAAGCCCAAATTGCCAAAGTTGAAACTTCAACAACTTGTACATAATAAGTTCCAACTGTACCAACAACTCCAAAAAATAGAAAAACAAAAACGTCGCCCAAACCATTGTAAGCAAGCGGATATGGACCGGCAGTGTATGCAATTCCGGCAAATATTGAAAGCAGTCCAATTAGCAATGTAATCCAAGTTGAAATATATACAAGATATAATCCAAGAAAAAAAGTAACTGAAAAAACCAAAATTATTGCAAATTTCATTTCACTGACTGTAATTAAACCAGAAGCTAAAACTCTTAGCGGACCTTTTCTAGTTTCATTGTCAGCGCCGGATAAATAATCATACAAATCATTTACAAAGTTTGTACCTATTTGAATTAGTACAGCACAAATTAATGCAACTGCCGAAGCAAGAAAATTTACTTTCGTTTCAAACGAAACTATTGAGGTTCCAATTAAGACTGGTACAACAGCAGCCGGTAAAGTCTTTGGTCTGCTTGCCAAAATCCATGTATCAAATTTTGCTAAAACTTTTACTGATTCAGTCATATACTAAGGCACTCTCGGAAATTTTTTAAAATCCGGTTTTCTTTTTTCGTTATAAGCTTTTTTACCTTCTTTAGCTTCTTCGCTCATATAATAAAGCAGTGTTGCATTTCCAGCTAATTCTTGAATTCCGGTTTGTCCATCAAGTTCAGCATTGAACGCTGATTTTAATAACCTAATTGCAAGCGGACTATGTTCTAAAATTTGCTTAGCCCAAGCAATTCCTTCCTCTTCTAATTTTTCAACTGGAACAACTTTATTTACCAGTCCCATTTTTTCGGCTTCATCGGCATTATATTGTCGACACAAATACCAAATTTCTCTGGCTTTTTTTTGTCCAACAATTCTTGCTAAATAACTTGAGCCAAATCCTCCATCAAAACTTCCAACCTTGGGACCAGTTTGACCAAATACAGCATTGTCAGCGGCAATTGTTAAATCGCAAACAACATGCAAAACATGACCGCCGCCAATTGCATATCCGGCAACTAAAGCTATAACCGGTTTAGGAATACTTCTAATTAATTTTTGTAAGTCCAAAACATTTAATCTTGGAATTCCATCTCCGCCAACATAACCTTGATCGCCGCGAATTTTTTGATCTCCGCCGGAACAAAATGCATATTTTCCATCTTTTGCTGGACCGTAACCGGTTAATAATATTACACCGATTTCTGGATCTTCGCGGGAATCTATAAATGCATCATACATTTCTTGAACAGTTTCGGGTCGGAACGCATTTCTCTTTTCCGGACGGTTAATTGTAATTTTAGCAATGCCTTCATTTTTTTCGTAAATAATATCTTTATATTCTTTAACTTTTTTCCAATCTAAATTCATTTATTTCTCAATATTTAGTAAAAATGTGTTTATTAATTTAAGAAATTCTTCCGGCTTTTCTAAATGCGTATTGTGTCCGGCGTCATTAATAACTTCCAATTTTCCGTTTAATAAATTCGGCAAAATTGATTTTCCAATTTGTGTAAATTTTTTATCAAGTTGTCCGGTTATTAATAAAATATTCAATGTAAAATTATTTCCAAGTTGAAAATAATTTTTCATTTTCCCGGTACTAAATCCAATTAAAGAATTTCTCAATCCGGTTTTACTATTTTGAGCTCTACTAATTTTACTTTTCTCAATTCCATCTTTTGGTAATTTTTTTAATGATTGAAACAACGGAAGACTAAACCAATAATTTATAAATTCTTCGATTGTTGAATTTTTTATTTGTTCAGAAAGCTTAAAATCATTAGCTAATCTTTCTTTTCTTTCAATCTCGTCTTCAATTCCAAAAGATGTGCTTTCTAAAATCAAGGCAATTATATTTTTAGGAAATTCAAAAGCAAAGTCTAATGCCAATCTTCCGCCCATTGAATATCCGCAAATAATAATTTTAGTCAAATCAAGTTCATCAATTATTTTTTTTAGAAATGCAACTTGCGATTTTGATGAATAAAATTTGGCATTTCCCGGCGAAGAAGTTTTTCCATGTCCAATTAAATCAATGAAAATAGGAGAATAATTTTGCGGGATTTTATTTTCTAAAAATTTCCAGTCATTTATATTTCCGGTAAATCCATGCAAAAATATAATTGGAATTTTGGATTGAATATTTCTTTCATTAAAATCTAAATTGAATTCAAGATTATCAATTTTTAAAATCATATTAAAATTTTAATTCTACTTTTATTTGATTCCAATATTTTTTTCTTAATTCAACTGACTTTTTTGTATCGGTTTTTAATTCAATTACTGTAAAAATTTTTGAAGAAATTGCTGCTGCTAAATTTTTATGAAACCCTATATAAGATTTTAGATTTGAATAATTTCCGCCAAAACTTTTTACAATTTTTGAAAAGTTTAAATTTAACGGAGTATTAAAATATTCATCAAAATGATTTTTTGTGTTTGCAATCGGAAGCATGCTGAAAATTCCACCGCCATTATTATTTACCAAAATAATTATTAAAGGGATTTTCAAATCAGTTAAAGTTGATAATGCGGAAATGTTATGATAAAATGCTAAATCACCAATAACCAAAAATGTTTTCTCTTTTGATTGTGATGCAATTCCGGAAGCTGTTGAAATAATCCCGTCAATTCCGCTTGCGCCGCGATTTGTAAATATTTTTATATTATTTTTTTTCTTCGATGTAAAAAAATCAAATTCTCTAATCGGTAAACTATTGCTGATAAATAAATTTGAATTGTTTGGAATTATATTTAATAATTCATTTGGCCAATAAGGTTCTAAATTTATTTTTGAATTTTGCAAAATTGTATTCTTAATTTTCTCCGATTTTCTATCAAGATTAATAATTTTCTTTTTCCACTCAATTTTGTTTTGTGAATTTAGATTTTGTGAATTTAGAAATTCTAAAAATTCTTGCGAATCATTTTCAATAATTAAAGGTTTATTTTGTGATGGATCTTTTATGTCACCAAAACTATTTATTAAGATTTTTTTCGCTTTTGTGTTTTCCAAATATTTAAGAACACTTTGCGAAGTCGGCGCATTTCCAAATTGAATAATTAATTCTTCATTTAGATCTTGGTTTTGCAAAAACGCTGAATGATTTACAATAATGTTTTCATTTTTCGATTTCGTAAATCTTAAATCACTTGTGCCATCGACAAAAATTGGAATATTATTTTTAACGGAAAACTTTACTAATTCATTGTAAAATTTTTTATTAAAATTATCCCAACTACAGAAAATTGCAACTTTATTTGATTCTTTAATTTTTTCAGAAACATAAATAAATTGATTTGAAATTGATACTGATTCTATTGGGAAATATTTATTTTCTTGAACAAAATCGGAAACGCTGAAAATTATTTCATCACTAAAAGTTTCCGGTACTAAAGGTTTTTTAAACGGAAAATTAAAATGAATTGGTCCAATATTATTTTTACTTCCGGTTAAAATTCCTTCATCAATTTTTGAACAATAATTTTCAATTTCATTTTTATCTAAACTCGGTAAACCAAAATCACAAAAAAATCTTATATGATTTTTATAAATATCATCTTGATTTATTGTTTGGTTTGCGCCGGTATTTCTCAAATATTCCGGGCGATCGGCAGTACAAATTATTAAAGGAATTCTTTGATTGTAAGCTTCAATTATTGCCGGATAAAGTTCGACAACAGCGGTTCCGGAAGTAGTAACAATTGCAACCGGTTTATTTATTTTTTTAGAAATTCCAAGTGCAAAAAATCCCGAAGATCTTTCATCTACGTGAATATATTTTTTAAATTTTTTATGATTTGCAAAAGCTAATGTTAGTGGAGTATTACGAGAACCGGGAGAAACGCAAACATTCTGAATTCCGAATTGGGAAAGTTTTTCAACAAATAAACTTGACCAAAAATAATTACGATTGATAAATTTTTTCATCAACAAAAAGTGATAATATTGGTTTAAGTTTGATTTCTGATTCTTCAAATTCAGACTGTGGTTCCGAACCTTCAACTATTCCGCAGCCGGAATAGGCAAAAAGATTTTTATCTTTTATCAATGCTGAACGAATTGCAACAGCAAATTCTCCGTTTCCATTTAAATTAAACCAGCCAATATTTCCGGTGTATAATCCGCGATCATGTTTTTCAACTTTTAAAATATAATTTTGAGCAATTTCCCAAGGAGTTCCGCAAATTGCCGGCGTTGGATGTAAAATTAACAATACATCGAAAAGTTTAAAATCTTTTTTTAGCTTGGCTCTAATCGGAGTCCATAAATGTTGAATATTAGGAAGTTTTCTTATAATTGGTTTTTCATTAAAATAAATTTCATCAGAAATATTTTCAATTAAATTTGTAATAAAATTTACAACCGATTGTTGTTCATTTATATTTTTTTCACTTGTCAACAAAAATTGCTCAAAATTAAAATCCTCTTCAAGATTTTTCCCTCTTGGTGCAGAACCGGCAAGCGCATCAATTTCAATCCAACCTTCCGAAAACTTTGCTAATTTTTCCGGTGAAGCACCAATAAAAATTGAATTTTCTTTTTTGTAAGTAAATGTGTAACATCTTGGATATTTTGAACTTAATTCATCCAATAAAAATGAAATTTCTGGTGAGTTACTTAATGTAAAATTGACTTCTCTAGAAAGAACAACTTTACTAAAATTTCCAGCGGAAATATTTTGTAAAGCATCTTCAATTTGTGATTTCCACGTATTATATGAATTTGTATGAATTGGATCTTCAATTATTGCTTGAGAAAATTCATCAATTTCTTCAGAAAATAAATTTTGTAAAAGTTCAATTGATTTTGTTATTTCATTTTTTACTGTACTTTCATCATTTAATGAGTTACAAAAATTATAAATAATAAAATTTCCTTTTGAGTTTTTTAAAAATAATATTCTTGGAATAAACCAATCAGAATCATCAAAATCATTCCATTTTTCACTTTTTTGATTTGGCGCAAATTTAATTCCGCCCATAAAAATTGGAATGTTTTGAAATTCTTGCTGATTCCAATTTGTTATTAGATTGCAATCAAATTTTTTAATTTGATCATTTGTTTCGTTTAATCGGCTATTTCCATTTGCGGAAATTGTATAGATTGGATCAAATCCTAAAAATTCTTCATCCTCTGATAAAATTCGCCAATAGAAAAATATTTTATCTGCTATAAATTTGGAATCAGTAAATTTTGATATTTCAAGATTATCTAAATTAAATAAAAAGCTAAAAAGTTTATTTTTATCGCTATTTTTAAATAAATCTTTTGAAGAATTAAAAAAATTTATTAATTCTTTCTCGAATAATTTTATATTTTGCCGCACAATAATTTTTATGAATATTTATAGTAATGAACAAGTAATATAATTTTAATTTACGGAGCTTTCAACAAATTTTAAATTATTATATGAGAGAAGAAGAAATAGAAATTAATGGCATTTCGTACAAATACGAAATGCGAAAGTATGAATCCGCACGCAATATCAAGATAAAAATTAATAAAGATGGAATTATTAAAGTTTCTCTCCCAAATTACATACCATATTTAATGGCAAGAAAGTTTGTAAAAAACAATAACGATTGGATAACAAAAAAAATTGATGCTTTAAAATTTCAGAAAAACAAATATTATTATTTAGGTAATAATATTGATTTAATAAAAAAAGATAATATCAATAATAAAAACTTGAATTATATTTTTAAAAATGATAAATTAATAATCCAGAAAAATCCTAATGATAATTTTTCTGATAGTGACTTGTTCTTTAAATGGCTGAAAATACAAGCTGAGGATTACATTCCAAATAGAGTTCAAAAATTAGCTAAACTGCATAATTTTGATTATAAAAAATTGCAGTTGAAAAATTTGAATTCTCGTTGGGGTAGTTGTTCAATTAAAAAAATATTGTCTTTTAACGTAAAACTAATGTATTTTAATTACAAAGTTATTGATTATGTAATTGTTCACGAACTTTGTCATCTTAAAGAAATGAATCATTCGGCAAAATTCTGGAAATTAGTTAAAAGTATTATTCCAGATTACAATATATATAGGAAAGAATTAAATAAAATAATCCTATAATCTATAAAGGGGGTTCTATGGCAAAATCAACAAAAGAGCAACAGATTGTGGAGCTCTATAACTTAGTGGGCAAAGCTCATGATAAGTTAAAAAAAGTACAATCAAAACACCTTGGTGCTGAAAAATTAACTTCTCCTCAATTTGGCGTTTTAGATGTTTTGATGAAAAATGGTTCAATTCCTTTGAAGAAAATTAGCGACGAACTTATGGTTACAGGCGCTAATATTACTTGCGTTATGGATAACTTAGAAAAAGAAGATCTTGTTAAAAGAGTTCACTCTAAAACAGATCGTCGAGTTATCAACGCTGAGTTAACTCCAAAAGGAAAACAAAAACTAGATAAAATTTATCCCGAACATGTTAAAAGTCTCAACGAAGTTTCCAAAAAATTATCCGAAGTTGAGATGAAACAATTAACTGCTTTATTGGATAAATTAGCTTCTTAGTTTTTAAATACTATTCCAATCCACTCATCTTTTTGAAGGAATTCTAAGGCAGTATATCCAATTTGGGTGTACTGCTTTTTTATTTGTTCGTAATCCGTTTCTAATAAACCGCTTAAAATTAAAATTCCATTTTCCCGATTTACTTTTTTGAGGTCTTTATAAATTTCAATCAATATATGTTTATTAATATTTGCCAAAATTAAATCGAATTTTAAATGTTGTACTTTTTCAATTTCACCATTTATAATTTCTACATTTGCAACATTATTTTTTTCAATATTCTCTTTTGCATTTTCGTAACACAATTCATCATTATCAATACATATAACTTTTTCAGCGCCAAATTTTGATGCCGCAATTCCTAAAATTCCGGTTCCGCTTCCCAAATCCAAAACACTCTTTGCATTTGATATATATTTTTCCAACAACGTAAGCATTATTTTTGTTGTTTGATGTTCGCCGGTTCCAAAAGACATTTTGGGATCAATAGTTAAAATAATTTGATTTGGTTTTTCGGAATATTCTTTAAACGATGGTTTGATTACAAGTTTGTCCGAAACTTCAATAACATTAATTTTACTTTCCCATTCTTCATTCCAATTTTTCCATGCAAGATTTTCAAATTCAACAGAAAATGAATTTATTAATTTTTGATTTTTCAAATCAATTAATGATTTTTCAATTTCTTCAATATTCAAATCAGAATCTTCATAAACAAAAATTGTCAAATAATCATCATATTCATTAATTCCGAGAATGTCTAAATTCCATAAATTCCCAGAAAGTAAATCAACATTAAATGGCTCAGACTTAATCGTAAATTGTTTATAATTTTTCATCGCTAAAGTTTTATTTTACTTAAAAGAATACAAATTTTGTCTTGAAAATTTCTTGCAGTTTTTGAACTTCCAATAAAATTTTGAATCATAATTGAAAATGTAATTTCATGATTATTTGCAGTTTGAAGATATCCGGATAAAGCACTTACCCCGTTTAAAGTTCCGGTTTTTGCAAAAACATTTTTAAATGCTTTAGTATTTTTCATTCTATTAGATAAAGTTCCATCAACTCCGGCAATTGGAAAAGAGTTTTTTAAAATCTCATAATTCTTTTTTGAATTTTGATACATATATTTCAGCATTGAAATTAATAATTCCGCTGAAATTAAATTATAACGGGAAATTCCCGAGCCATCGGCTAAATTATAATCTTTTGAGTTTAAACCTATTTTATTAATTAAACTATCAATTAATTTTATTCCATTTTCTGATGAAGCCGGTTTACCGAAATTCTTTAAAGCCAATGCGCGTAAGGTCATTTCCGCACTTAGATTATCACTTTCTTTATTAAGATTTACAATTACGTCTTTGAATTTTCGTTCGTGAGTATAAATATGTTTAGCAAATTCCGGAACTGTTGCTGTATCAATTTTACCAAGAAATTCTATTTTCTGATTTTCTAATTTTTCTTTCAGCAGATATAAAAAAAATAATTCGGGATTAACAATATTAATTTTAGCAGTATCTTTTTTTGCACTTGTTGATAAACTACCTTTAACAATTATTTCATTTCCGCGACTTTGCCAATCGCGTGTAATTTCAAATTTTTCTGTTTCATTATTTGTTGTAACTGAAGTATTTGAAATATCAAAAAAATCTGTTTCGGGAATAATTTTAATTTTAGCTTCTTTATTTAATTCTCCGGGTTCAAATTCTATCTGCACGCAAGCATCATTTATAATTAGCGGAGTTAAATACGGAAAATCAGATGAAGGATCATCATCCCACATCCAGCCGCTTCCCCAAAATAATGAATCCATATTTGAAACATCGCCGTAAATATTTCCGCGAATTTCTTTAATTCCATAACCAATAATTTTGGAAACCAATGTATCTAAATCATCTGTTGAAAATTCTGGATCAAATCCGCCTTTAACAAAAATATCTCCGTAGCAAATTGAATCCATAATAATTCCGCTATGAAATACGGAAGTTTGAAAGGAATAATCCGCGCCTAAAAATTCTAACGCTGAAGTAGTTGTTAAAATTTTCATATTTGATGCGGGCGTTAAAAGTAGCTTTTCATTTTTTTGATAAAGTAATTTATCATCTGTTAAATCATAAATTGAAACAGCCAACATGGAAGATTTAAAGAAATCATCTTCAAATATTTTGTCGATTTCTTCTTCAATTTCTTTGTTAAATTCTTGAGCAAAAATTGGTAAAGAAAAAATCAAAAATGCGAAAAGAAATTCAGTTATTTTTTTCATTAAAAATACTCTCGTTCTCTAAATTCAACACCTATTTTATTTAGTACAAAATCCTTTGCTTTTTCTTTATCTACTTCATCCAAACCAACAATTGATAAAACCACTCTTGTATAATTTTTTGCTTTTTGTGCAAAATCAATCATCTCTTTGTGCATTTCCGGAGAAACTCTCATTAGTTCGGCATATTGATTTGGATCTGTAGAATTAAGGCTTATCGAAACAACATCTATAGTTCCGGCAAACTCCGGAGTAATATCTTTTTTATTAATGTAATTTCCATGACCATCAGTATTTATTCTTGTGCTTCCTCCATTTTCTTTAACATATTTTGCAATTTGTTTTACAACATCCCATCTAATTGTAGGTTCGCCGTAACCGCAGAAAACAATTTCTTTATATTTTTTTGGATCACCAATTTCATTTATGTAAACTTCTGCTTCCGGTTCTTCCGATTTTTTCATTTTCAGATTATAACCTTTCATCACGGCTTCACCTTTTCTATCGCAAAAAACACAATCGGCATTACATCTATTTGTAACATTTATGTAAAGTGAATTTCCAATTTTATATGTGAAACTAACTTTAGCTTTTTCTCCAATACCATAAAGGCGATAAACGTTATAATTAGTAATTCGCGAAACATCAACAATAGAAACATTTTGCACTTCCGCAATTGTTTCTGCAATTAAAGGGATATAAGAAGGTTCATTTCTTTGTCCACGATAAGGAACCGGCGTCATAAAAGGTGAATCTGTTTCCAATAATAAATTTTCTAACGCAACACTTTTTAAAATTTCTCTAAGTTGATCAGCTTTCTTAAAAGTAACATTTCCGGTGAAAGATAAGTAATGTCCCATTGCAGTAAGCTCTGCGGCATCTTCTTTGC is a window from the Ignavibacteriota bacterium genome containing:
- the dacB gene encoding D-alanyl-D-alanine carboxypeptidase/D-alanyl-D-alanine-endopeptidase, with the translated sequence MKKITEFLFAFLIFSLPIFAQEFNKEIEEEIDKIFEDDFFKSSMLAVSIYDLTDDKLLYQKNEKLLLTPASNMKILTTTSALEFLGADYSFQTSVFHSGIIMDSICYGDIFVKGGFDPEFSTDDLDTLVSKIIGYGIKEIRGNIYGDVSNMDSLFWGSGWMWDDDPSSDFPYLTPLIINDACVQIEFEPGELNKEAKIKIIPETDFFDISNTSVTTNNETEKFEITRDWQSRGNEIIVKGSLSTSAKKDTAKINIVNPELFFLYLLKEKLENQKIEFLGKIDTATVPEFAKHIYTHERKFKDVIVNLNKESDNLSAEMTLRALALKNFGKPASSENGIKLIDSLINKIGLNSKDYNLADGSGISRYNLISAELLISMLKYMYQNSKKNYEILKNSFPIAGVDGTLSNRMKNTKAFKNVFAKTGTLNGVSALSGYLQTANNHEITFSIMIQNFIGSSKTARNFQDKICILLSKIKL
- a CDS encoding YchF/TatD family DNA exonuclease encodes the protein MFVDTHAHLFYPNFDGEIEQIIERAKLAGVNYILVPGTDLGTSKKAIELAEQFDEVYAAVGVHPHDTKEWKDSDLEILEEFSKHPKVVAIGEIGLDYYYDFSPKEIQIKAFKAQIDLALKVNKPIIVHNRESNEDIMTIIRSYLNTNLKCHFHCFAGSKEDAAELTAMGHYLSFTGNVTFKKADQLREILKSVALENLLLETDSPFMTPVPYRGQRNEPSYIPLIAETIAEVQNVSIVDVSRITNYNVYRLYGIGEKAKVSFTYKIGNSLYINVTNRCNADCVFCDRKGEAVMKGYNLKMKKSEEPEAEVYINEIGDPKKYKEIVFCGYGEPTIRWDVVKQIAKYVKENGGSTRINTDGHGNYINKKDITPEFAGTIDVVSISLNSTDPNQYAELMRVSPEMHKEMIDFAQKAKNYTRVVLSIVGLDEVDKEKAKDFVLNKIGVEFREREYF